The genomic interval GTGTTCGTCGAACTGCCAAAAGTCGGACGCCAGTTGAAGAAAGCCGAAACTGCTGCGGTGGTCGAGTCGGTCAAGGCGGCCTCCGACGTCTACGCGCCGATTACGGGTGAAGTCATTGAAGTGAACGATGCGCTCGGCGCGGAGCCGGCGCTGGTCAATTCCGATGCCGACGGCAAGGCCTGGATTTTCAAGCTCAGAATCGCCGACAAGAACGAGCTTGACGGTCTGATGAATGAGGCCGCCTACAAGGCGCACACAGCGTGAGCATTTCTGTCGTGCCCGGCACAAAACGGGACATGACGCATTAAACTTAACCTATGCATCGAGGAGCAATCCGATGACCGCCCGTGAAGAGCCCGCCACCACCTTCGCGCGCCGCCATATCGGCCCGTCGTCACGCGATATCGCCGCGATGCTGGAAGCCGTCGGCGCGAAGAGCCTCGCGGCGTTGATGAACGAGGCGCTGCCGCCGTCGATCCGGCAGGCAGCGCCGCTCGATCTCGGCCAAGGCTTAAGCGAAACCGAAGCGCTGGCGCACATGCAGGAACTCGCTACCGGAAACCAGGCTTTCATCTCGCTGATCGGGCAAGGCTATTCCGGCACGATCCTGCCGGCGGTGATCCAGCGCAACATCCTGGAAAATCCGGCGTGGTACACGGCCTACACGCCCTATCAGCCGGAAATCAGCCAGGGGCGGCTGGAAGCGCTGTTCAATTTCCAGACCATGATCTGCGACCTCACCGGCCTCGATATCGCCAACGCCTCGCTGCTCGACGAAGCGACGGCAGTAGCGGAAGCGATGGCGCTCGCCGAGCGTGCATCTCCGGTGAAAACAAAAGCGTTCTTCGTCGATCACGAGGTGCATCCGCAGACGCTGGCGGTGTTGCGCACCCGCGCCGAACCGCTGGGCTGGACTCTCGTCACCGGCGATCCGCTGCGCGATCTCGACAAGGCGGACGTGTTCGGCGCGGTGCTGCAATATCCCGGCACATCCGGCGCGGTGCGCGATCTGCGCCCTGCGATCGCAGCACTGAAGGCCAAGGGCGGTCTTGCAGTGGTCGCCGCCGATCTTTTGGCGCTGACGCTGCTGGCCTCGCCCGGCGTGCTCGGCGCCGACATCGCCGTTGGATCGGCGCAACGCTTCGGCGTGCCGATGGGCTATGGCGGCCCGCACGCGGCCTACATGGCGGTGCGCGACACGCTGAAGCGGCTGCTGCCCGGCCGCATCGTCGGCCTCTCCGTGGACTCCCGCGGGGCACCGGCCTATCGTCTCGCTTTGCAGACCCGCGAGCAACACATCCGCCGCGAGAAAGCCACCTCCAACATCTGCACCGCGCAGGTGCTGCTGGCGGTGATCTCCTCGATGTACGCGGTCTATCATGGCCCCGAGGGGCTGGCGCAGATCGCGCGCACCGTGCATCGCCGCACCGCCACGTTGGCGGCGGGCCTGACGAGGCTCGGTTTCGCGCCGCTCAACGGTGCAGCCTTCGATACGCTGACCGTGAGCGTCGGCGACCAGCAGGACGAGATTGTTGCCCGCGCACTTAGCCAGGGCATCAACCTGCGGATCAACGCCGACCGTACACTCGGCATCGCGCTCGACGAGCTCACCACGCCGGAAACGGTCGAGGCCGTGTGGCGCGCGTTCGGCAGCGCGTTGTCTTATGCCGACGTCGAAACCCACGCCCCCGACCTGCTGCCTGCCGAACTCGGGCGCAGGACACCCTATCTGACCCATCCGGTGTTTCACGCGCATCGCTCGGAAACCGATCTGCTGCGCTACATGCGAAAGCTCTCGGACCGCGACCTTGCGCTCGACCGTGCGATGATCCCGCTGGGGTCCTGCACGATGAAGCTCAATGCCACCACGGAAATGATTCCGCTGACGTGGCCGGCGTTCGCGAGCCTGCATCCGTTCGCACCGCACGAGCAGGCGGAAGGTTATCACGCGCTGTTCGAAGAATTCGAACAATGGCTGATCGACATCACCGGCTACGATGCGATCTCGCTGCAGCCGAACTCCGGCGCGCAGGGCGAATATGCCGGGCTTCTGGCGATCCGCGGCTATCACGCCGCACGCGGCGAGGGTCACCGCACGGTGTGCCTGATCCCCTCCTCCGCGCACGGCACCAATCCGGCCTCCGCCAACATGGCCGGCATGGAGGTCGTGGTGGTGGCTTGCGATGCGCGCGGCGACGTCGACGTCAACGATCTCAGGGCCAAGGCGGCGCAGCACGCCGATCGGCTCGCCGCGATCATGATCACCTATCCCTCGACGCACGGCGTGTTCGAAGAGCGCATCCGCGAGATCTGCGATATCGTGCATGGCCACGGCGGACAGGTCTATCTCGACGGCGCCAACATGAATGCGCAGGTCGGCCTGTCGCGGCCCGGCGATTACGGCGCCGACGTCAGCCATCTCAACCTGCACAAGACCTTCTGCATTCCGCACGGCGGCGGCGGGCCGGGCATGGGCCCGATCGGTGTGAAGGCGCACCTCGCGCCCTTCCTTCCCGGCCACCCCGCGACCGACGGCGCGACGCCGCCCGCGGTCGGACCGGTCTCGGCGGCGCCGTTCGGCTCGGCCTCGATCCTGACGATCTCCTACATCTATGTCCTGATGATGGGCGGCGAAGGCCTGACGCGCGCCACCGAAGTCGCGATTCTCAACGCCAACTATGTCGCGCAGCGGCTCGATCCGCACTTTCCCGTGCTGTATCGCAACGTGAAGGGCCGGGTCGCGCATGAATGCATCATCGATCCCCGCGCGCTGAAGGCCGAAACCGGCGTCACCGTGGAGGATATCGCCAAGCGGCTGATCGACTACGGCTTCCATGCCCCGACCATGAGCTTTCCGGTACCGGGCACGTTGATGATCGAGCCGACCGAATCCGAATCGAAGGCGGAGCTGGATCGATTCTGCGACGCCATGATCGCGATCCGGCACGAGATCGCGGAGGTCGAGGCCGGACGCTGGAGCGTCGAGGCATCGCCGCTGCGCCACGCGCCGCATACGGTGCACGACATCGCCGACGATACCTGGTCGCGGCCCTACAGCCGGGCCCAGGGCTGCTTCCCGGCCGGCACCTCGCGGCTGGACAAATACTGGTGCCCGGTCGGACGAGTCGACAATGCCTACGGCGACCGCAACCTCGTCTGTTCGTGCCCGCCCATGGAAGACTACGCGCAGGCGGCGGAGTAGAAGATCACCGCCATCCAGAGGATCCGGCTGAAATGAGGCGTCATCGGCCGCGAAAGCGGACGATCCAGTAACCGAAGCGCACGCGACCGAAGTCGAGGCTAGAGCCTTTTTGCTTCTGATGGAATCGGAAGCGGAGCTCTATGATTTTGATTTGACGCGTTTTCTTCACGCGAACCGGTATCCATCCTCGGGTCAAGCCCGAGGACATGCTTCGCTTGAAAACGCTCTAATATGATTACTGGATACTCCGCTTTCGCGGAGTATGACGGCTTTCGTGTTGCACCTTCGCCCGCAAAGCTGCTTCCCGGTCGACCACGGAGGTGCGCGACAGCAAAGCCGGGGAGGATGTCCTCCGAGGGCGATCAAAAACAACAACGGACGCTGGGGATGTCGGCAACTCAACATCCACAGCGCCCGCCTGCTTCCGAGAGGTGCGACATACGCTTCCGCAAAGGATTCCCGTCTTCGCGGATCGCACCGAGCCCACGAGCCCGTGCCCGGAATAATTCTCTATCGGCCGACTTTCAGTCCTCCGCCGGCTCCTCGCCGTCGGCATCGCGCTCAGGGCTGCCGACCAGAATCTGCTCGGCGATCAGTCCCGAATTCTGCCGGATCGCCATCTCGATCTTGGCGGTGATGTCGGGATTGGCTCGCAAAAACGCTTTCGCGTTCTCGCGACCCTGCCCCATGCGCTGGCTGTCATGGGAGAACCAGGCGCCGGATTTTTCGACAATGCCAGCCTTGACGCCGAGATCGAGGATTTCCCCCATCTTGGAGATGCCCTCGCCGTACATGATGTCGAACTCGACCTGCTTGAACGGCGGCGCCAGCTTGTTCTTCACCACCTTGACGCGGGTCTGGTTGCCGACGACCTCGTCGCGCTCCTTGATCGCGCCGATGCGGCGGATGTCGAGGCGCACGGAGGCATAGAATTTCAGCGCGTTGCCGCCGGTCGTGGTTTCCGGCGAGCCGTACATTACCCCGATCTTCATGCGGATCTGGTTGATGAAGATCACCATGGTGTGGGACTTGTTGATCGAGGCGGTGAGCTTGCGCAGCGCCTGGCTCATCAGCCGTGCCTGCAGTCCGGGCAGTGCGTCGCCCATCTCGCCCTCGAGTTCGGCACGCGGCACCAGCGCTGCGACCGAGTCGATGATCAGCACATCCACAGCGCCGGAGCGCACCAGCGTATCGGCGATTTCCAGCGCCTGCTCGCCGTGATCGGGCTGCGAGATCAGCAGCTCGTCGACATTGACGCCGAGCTTGCGGGCATAGACCGGATCGAGCGCGTGCTCGGCGTCGATGAAGGCGCAAATGCCGCCCTTCTTCTGCGCTTCCGCCACGGTATGGAGCGCCAGCGTGGTCTTGCCGGAGGATTCCGGGCCGTAAATCTCGACCACCCGCCCCTTCGGCAGACCGCCGACGCCAAGCGCGATGTCGAGCCCTAGCGAACCCGAGGAAATGACCTCGATGTCCATCGACTTGTCGTTCTTGCCGAGCTTCATCACCGAGCCCTTGCCGAACTGACGCTCGATCTGGGACAGCGCGGCGGACAGGGCCTTCGACTTATCCATGGAGGATCCTTCGACGATACGCAGGGCAGCTTGAGACATAGGCCGGGCTCCTTATGAACGGGATTCGCGGGGGGGACAACGAATGGCGTTGTGGGGCATCAGGTAGAACTAATGTACCTTATTTGTTCTCAGTTCGCAATATGTTCTTTTTATCAGAACGCAGATTTATCCCTTGACGACAAGTGACGATTGCGATGTACCAGACTAGAACGCGACTGCAGTATGGTTTTGATTCGCCCCGCCATGGGCCAATGCGGAGCGTCCCTGGTTTCAAAATGCTGCTTCGGGAAGACCTTCGAAAGTGCATCGCCTTTATCGGCACGCCGGGGCCAAAGGAAAACGGCGGCATAACTTGCTGTGCGACTGGTTTTTTTATCGGATACGGCGGCTCACGTTATTTAGTCACCGCGCAGCATGTGGCTGTTGGTCTTGGTGATGATCCTTATCTAATCCGTCTCAACAAGACTGACGGAACGGCAGACAACATCACTGTTGATCCGCTGACGGATAACGTTCGTTGGTTTGTGAATGAAGCCGACCCTGATGTTGATCTGGCAGTAATGCCCTTCAACTACGCCTTAAGAGAGGCTGGTTACGAGTGCTTGTTTCTGAATGGTCCCGACTTCATTCGAGAGATGAACCCGCAAATCTCGCCGCCGGGCATTGGGGACTTCTGTTACACGCTTGGGCTATTCCAGTTGGTAGCGGGCAAGAAGCAAAATCTGCCTGTTGTCCATCGTGGTAGTCTCGCGATGATAGCTAATGAAGAGCGTATTCCCGTTTGGGATTGGTTAGCGCCGCCCGGCTCCGGGAAAGTTAGACAAGTACAGTGTCATCTAGTCGAGACTCAAAGCTTGCAGGGGTTAAGTGGCGCGCCAGTATTTGGGCGCGCATCCTTCGACATCGAAGGTTTTCCGGTTAGTGGATCGGAAGAGAAGATGACAATCAGAACTGCTGAACTCGGCGTGAGTCTATTGGGTATTTGGCAAGGTTCATGGGACGCTCCGCCGGGATCTATTCTTGGCGTTCAGGAGCATGGGTCATTTCGCGTTCCGGTCGGGATGGGTGTAGTAGTCCCAACAAAGAAGCTTATTGAGCTATTGGAAACGGAGCCAGTCGTGAATCAACGAGAAGATCACAAGCGCAAGTTTGCTAACGCCGCAACACTCGATTCCGCATTTCCCGAGAAATCCGTCCCTCCCGCCATCGGCGCAAACCCCACTCACCGAGAGGATTTCATGCGTCTTGTAGGCGCGGCAGCGCGAAAGCCTCCACAAGAAGGTTAAACATCGCCCAGTGCGACTTACGCATGTTGCGGCGATAGCTAAATTCGCTGACGTACTTCCAAGAATGCTTCGCTGAGATATGGACGTGAGTGCCCTTGATGGCGCGTTTGAACAGCGACCAATGGCTTTCCAGCCCGTTCACATGATGAATGCCTCGAACGTACTCTTTCGCGGAATGATTGACGGTGCCGTGGTCGTAAGCATGGCGAAGGCCATGGTAGGCTTTATGTTCGTCGGTGCTGATGATCGTGCCAGCCGGGATGTTTTCGTTGATGATGCCTTCAACCGTATAGGTAGTCACATCCGGGATCGGCGCGGCCAGCAAGCGCCCGTCGCGCTGTAGCATCCCGAAAACGACCGTCTTGTTGTCAGGCTCACCTTGCTTGCGACGGCCTCCAACGTGCGTTTCGTCAATTTCAATGTGGCCATCCATAGGGCCGCCCCACTTGTCATCTGCCGCAGCCATCAGCTTGCGAAGTTCATGGCACATACGCCATGCACATTTGTACGTGACACCCAACTGTCGCTCGACCTCCTTAGCCGCAACGCCGTGGCGGGTGCTGGTCATCAGGTACATGGCAAAGAACCACTTGGTCAGGTTGGTGCGAGACTTGTGGAAGATCGTTCCGGCGGCCGGGTAAACATGGTGGCCACATTCCTGACAGGCATAAGCTCGACGCTTGCTCATAGGGTGGAACGTCGCCCGCTGTTTGCAGCTGGGGCAAACAATCTCGGTCCCACCGAAGTTGATTTCCATCAGCTTGGCGAGGCAGGCGGCATCGTTGGGATATTCCTCTTGGAACTGCTTGAACGTGTATTTTGCCATCGTCTTATCCCCTTCGCGGGCCAGCTACCTGCGATTGAGGGATAGCCTATCGAACGGATTACTTGTCGTCAAGGGATAAATCTGTCAGAACGGTACTGGCCTGTTTCGACCCTTAGCGGCCCAATTTGGAATATGCGGTGGCCTAGTTTGAAACCTCCCGCTACGCTCCCTTTGGTTGAAGCGGCCGTAACAACCATGCGAGGGATCAAATGCGAAAGATCGTGGCTATTGCAGCCATCGGGATATTGCCGTTTTTGTTCAATGGTGGCGCAAATGCCCAAGGGGGAGGAGCAAGGGGCGCTAGCGGAAAATCTGTTAGGTGTCCCGTGAACACCTGCTCAAAAATCGGCACCGAACGGGCAAAGGATGTCAGATACTGTTCCGCCGCGAACTGCAGGAAAAACAGGCCGAAATGAAGATAAGGCCGTCTCAGT from Nitrobacter sp. NHB1 carries:
- a CDS encoding IS1595 family transposase, whose protein sequence is MAKYTFKQFQEEYPNDAACLAKLMEINFGGTEIVCPSCKQRATFHPMSKRRAYACQECGHHVYPAAGTIFHKSRTNLTKWFFAMYLMTSTRHGVAAKEVERQLGVTYKCAWRMCHELRKLMAAADDKWGGPMDGHIEIDETHVGGRRKQGEPDNKTVVFGMLQRDGRLLAAPIPDVTTYTVEGIINENIPAGTIISTDEHKAYHGLRHAYDHGTVNHSAKEYVRGIHHVNGLESHWSLFKRAIKGTHVHISAKHSWKYVSEFSYRRNMRKSHWAMFNLLVEAFALPRLQDA
- the gcvP gene encoding aminomethyl-transferring glycine dehydrogenase — its product is MTAREEPATTFARRHIGPSSRDIAAMLEAVGAKSLAALMNEALPPSIRQAAPLDLGQGLSETEALAHMQELATGNQAFISLIGQGYSGTILPAVIQRNILENPAWYTAYTPYQPEISQGRLEALFNFQTMICDLTGLDIANASLLDEATAVAEAMALAERASPVKTKAFFVDHEVHPQTLAVLRTRAEPLGWTLVTGDPLRDLDKADVFGAVLQYPGTSGAVRDLRPAIAALKAKGGLAVVAADLLALTLLASPGVLGADIAVGSAQRFGVPMGYGGPHAAYMAVRDTLKRLLPGRIVGLSVDSRGAPAYRLALQTREQHIRREKATSNICTAQVLLAVISSMYAVYHGPEGLAQIARTVHRRTATLAAGLTRLGFAPLNGAAFDTLTVSVGDQQDEIVARALSQGINLRINADRTLGIALDELTTPETVEAVWRAFGSALSYADVETHAPDLLPAELGRRTPYLTHPVFHAHRSETDLLRYMRKLSDRDLALDRAMIPLGSCTMKLNATTEMIPLTWPAFASLHPFAPHEQAEGYHALFEEFEQWLIDITGYDAISLQPNSGAQGEYAGLLAIRGYHAARGEGHRTVCLIPSSAHGTNPASANMAGMEVVVVACDARGDVDVNDLRAKAAQHADRLAAIMITYPSTHGVFEERIREICDIVHGHGGQVYLDGANMNAQVGLSRPGDYGADVSHLNLHKTFCIPHGGGGPGMGPIGVKAHLAPFLPGHPATDGATPPAVGPVSAAPFGSASILTISYIYVLMMGGEGLTRATEVAILNANYVAQRLDPHFPVLYRNVKGRVAHECIIDPRALKAETGVTVEDIAKRLIDYGFHAPTMSFPVPGTLMIEPTESESKAELDRFCDAMIAIRHEIAEVEAGRWSVEASPLRHAPHTVHDIADDTWSRPYSRAQGCFPAGTSRLDKYWCPVGRVDNAYGDRNLVCSCPPMEDYAQAAE
- the gcvH gene encoding glycine cleavage system protein GcvH; translated protein: MTVLYTTDHEWLHIEGDTATIGITDHAQSQLGDIVFVELPKVGRQLKKAETAAVVESVKAASDVYAPITGEVIEVNDALGAEPALVNSDADGKAWIFKLRIADKNELDGLMNEAAYKAHTA
- the recA gene encoding recombinase RecA is translated as MSQAALRIVEGSSMDKSKALSAALSQIERQFGKGSVMKLGKNDKSMDIEVISSGSLGLDIALGVGGLPKGRVVEIYGPESSGKTTLALHTVAEAQKKGGICAFIDAEHALDPVYARKLGVNVDELLISQPDHGEQALEIADTLVRSGAVDVLIIDSVAALVPRAELEGEMGDALPGLQARLMSQALRKLTASINKSHTMVIFINQIRMKIGVMYGSPETTTGGNALKFYASVRLDIRRIGAIKERDEVVGNQTRVKVVKNKLAPPFKQVEFDIMYGEGISKMGEILDLGVKAGIVEKSGAWFSHDSQRMGQGRENAKAFLRANPDITAKIEMAIRQNSGLIAEQILVGSPERDADGEEPAED